From the Opitutaceae bacterium genome, one window contains:
- the meaB gene encoding methylmalonyl Co-A mutase-associated GTPase MeaB, with protein MATKAQREQCGQPRPDWVPDAAGPGFATWVLQGATPSGVVRNKAVPRRRTLTVDDYFDGIRKRDIAILARAITLVESNVEAHQDQAQQLLARILPLTGGAMRIGITGIPGAGKSTFIEALGTRLCERGRRLAVLAIDPSSSVTGGSILGDKVRMEKLSRQSGAFIRPSPSGGALGGVARKSREAMLLCEAAGYDVILVETVGVGQNEVTVRSMVDCFLVLMIAGAGDEVQGIKKGVMELADLLAINKSEGDNRPRAMAAQAEIKRVLHYLRPATEGWDPTVTLVSALSGEGVDELWKGVNDFFRAARAAGALEGRRRAQTVAWMHAMIREGLQSAFFQREWVRRRIAEFEREVSEGRMPAAQAARSLLTEAGLYLPDMGSQAAEPPQESS; from the coding sequence ATGGCGACAAAAGCGCAGCGCGAGCAATGCGGGCAGCCGCGTCCGGACTGGGTTCCCGATGCGGCTGGCCCCGGGTTCGCCACCTGGGTCCTGCAGGGCGCCACGCCGTCCGGGGTCGTCCGCAACAAGGCGGTTCCGCGGCGCCGGACGCTCACGGTGGATGATTACTTCGACGGTATCCGGAAAAGGGATATCGCGATCCTGGCGCGTGCAATCACGCTGGTAGAAAGCAATGTCGAGGCCCATCAGGACCAGGCCCAGCAGCTTCTCGCCAGGATACTTCCGTTGACCGGCGGTGCCATGCGCATCGGCATCACGGGCATCCCGGGTGCGGGCAAAAGCACGTTCATCGAGGCGCTTGGCACTCGGTTGTGTGAGCGCGGCCGCCGCCTCGCGGTTCTCGCCATTGACCCGTCCAGCAGCGTAACGGGTGGAAGCATTCTTGGCGACAAGGTGCGGATGGAGAAGCTCTCGCGTCAGTCAGGCGCGTTTATTCGTCCGTCGCCCTCAGGGGGGGCGCTCGGAGGAGTCGCCCGCAAGAGCCGCGAGGCGATGCTCCTGTGCGAGGCTGCGGGTTACGACGTCATCTTGGTTGAAACAGTGGGCGTGGGCCAGAATGAGGTCACCGTCCGCTCCATGGTCGATTGCTTCCTGGTCCTGATGATTGCAGGAGCCGGTGACGAGGTTCAGGGCATCAAGAAGGGCGTCATGGAGCTCGCCGACCTCCTCGCGATCAACAAGTCCGAGGGCGACAATCGCCCGCGAGCCATGGCTGCGCAGGCCGAGATCAAGCGTGTCCTGCATTACCTGCGGCCCGCCACCGAGGGCTGGGACCCCACGGTCACGCTCGTTTCCGCACTCTCGGGCGAGGGCGTCGATGAACTTTGGAAGGGTGTGAATGATTTCTTCCGCGCCGCTCGCGCGGCTGGAGCCCTGGAAGGAAGGCGTCGCGCGCAGACCGTTGCCTGGATGCATGCGATGATCCGCGAAGGGCTCCAAAGCGCCTTTTTTCAGAGGGAATGGGTTCGTCGGCGGATAGCTGAGTTTGAACGCGAGGTCTCCGAGGGTCGCATGCCGGCCGCCCAAGCCGCCCGCTCTCTTCTCACCGAGGCCGGGCTTTACCTGCCGGATATGGGCTCGCAGGCGGCCGAGCCTCCCCAGGAAAGTTCCTGA
- a CDS encoding sulfatase-like hydrolase/transferase: MSQPSHIVLVLTTQWRWDMLGCTGHPQVRTPELDALVARGRLYTQAVTPHPFGPMSRAALMTGVPSPRNGVKEYYDPLPAHCLTLARRMQAFGYRTAFFGKWHLAARDQKAPLVGESHARMIVPPQNRGGFDFWEGFESGFLLNDPWLHGSRLPQPVQVRGYQSDVLCERAAAWWRERRDDKPTLLVVSLEAPHPPYAAAAPVGESPTPESLELPANVPRGALEPRVRAELAGYLRHIQATDAAIGRLWRMVSLANEPIRFVFTSVHGDMHGSHGLFRKGWPFEESVRVPFLVADSGHVDAAREERPFSLLYVNELFSSWAVGRERELTGDPVPIGMPSVVRLPWQCNYTWRGLRDAKHKVVLNESDALLFYFDLESDPYELKNLANDPRRSVEAAAWRRKALQLAADYF; this comes from the coding sequence GTGTCCCAACCGAGCCATATAGTTCTGGTGCTCACCACCCAGTGGCGTTGGGACATGCTTGGGTGCACAGGCCACCCCCAAGTGAGGACCCCGGAGTTGGATGCATTGGTGGCCCGCGGTCGTCTTTACACTCAGGCGGTGACGCCGCACCCGTTTGGTCCCATGTCGCGGGCGGCCCTCATGACCGGTGTGCCTTCCCCACGAAATGGAGTAAAAGAGTATTATGATCCGCTGCCCGCACACTGCCTGACGCTCGCAAGGCGCATGCAGGCTTTCGGCTATCGCACGGCTTTTTTTGGAAAGTGGCACCTCGCCGCGCGCGACCAAAAGGCCCCGCTTGTAGGGGAGAGCCATGCGCGTATGATCGTGCCGCCGCAGAACCGAGGCGGTTTTGACTTCTGGGAAGGATTCGAGAGTGGATTTTTGCTGAACGACCCCTGGTTGCATGGCTCCAGGCTCCCGCAGCCAGTGCAGGTGCGGGGCTACCAAAGCGACGTGCTCTGCGAACGTGCAGCGGCGTGGTGGCGTGAACGCCGTGACGACAAGCCCACGCTTCTGGTGGTGAGCTTGGAGGCCCCCCATCCCCCGTATGCAGCAGCGGCTCCGGTCGGCGAGTCGCCGACTCCGGAGTCTCTCGAGCTTCCGGCAAATGTCCCCCGCGGTGCCTTGGAGCCGCGGGTGCGGGCCGAACTGGCCGGTTACCTTCGCCACATCCAGGCCACTGACGCCGCCATCGGGAGGTTGTGGCGAATGGTGTCGCTCGCCAATGAACCCATCCGCTTCGTCTTCACGTCCGTCCACGGCGACATGCATGGCTCGCACGGCCTCTTTCGCAAAGGCTGGCCTTTCGAAGAGTCAGTGCGGGTGCCGTTTCTCGTCGCCGATTCCGGTCACGTTGACGCGGCTCGCGAAGAGCGCCCTTTCTCCCTGCTCTATGTGAACGAACTGTTTTCGAGCTGGGCGGTTGGTCGTGAACGGGAACTGACTGGTGATCCCGTGCCAATTGGCATGCCTTCCGTCGTCAGGCTGCCGTGGCAGTGCAACTATACCTGGCGAGGGCTTAGGGATGCGAAGCACAAGGTTGTCCTCAACGAGTCCGATGCGCTCCTTTTCTATT